Proteins from one Cicer arietinum cultivar CDC Frontier isolate Library 1 chromosome 3, Cicar.CDCFrontier_v2.0, whole genome shotgun sequence genomic window:
- the LOC101506165 gene encoding uncharacterized protein gives MSITENPKKTSAPPIVKLNKALKLAEAWVNNMSKSADDETTNVDMEGRPQRLGLGAKVSRQSKVGPSNDPVERKLYAKLDAEKRKAANIAKESSIASDNLDDDEDDEDESRTNAFGKRKVKAPLTPNILGNKKQK, from the exons ATGAGTATTACGGAAAATCCAAAGAAAACTAGTGCTCCCCCAATTGTTAAGTTGAACAAGGCCTTGAAATTG GCTGAGGCATGGGTAAATAATATGAGCAAATCTGCAGATGATGAAACAACAAATGTGGATATGGAGGGTCGACCTCAAAG GCTTGGTCTAGGTGCAAAAGTTTCACGACAATCCAAAGTAGGGCCTTCAAATGACCCTGTTGAAAGGAAATTGTATGCCAAATTGGATGCTGAAAAAAGAAAAGCAGCCAATATTGCTAAAGAGTCTTCAATTGCAAGCGACAATTTAGATGACGATGAAGACGATGAAGATGAAAGCAGAACTAATGCTTTTGGCAAGAGGAAAGTGAAAGCTCCTTTGACCCCAAATATACTGGGAAATAAGAAGCAGAAGTAA
- the LOC101504997 gene encoding uncharacterized protein isoform X1, producing MAKRSQRFPIQYEKDQSGCMSGFISMFDFRRGRFTRKLIVDKRHSSKHAFGAVLTNNKFEALSNLDEEYQGNFDRRESKRLTVTTDADKLSVKKLIEEEMFIDQDEIRDQGEVVESKQSELGSEDSLKTDSKRKRKSRKKSREMDTNDLSATLKSEISLNQLSKQQSRDNVDLDKIMEDFCQIERVCSMMNDDDDSKIHTQSNKKNISSEELAKDAVHDFMRQMILNEKDLVEDKKFLCSHELMETLQVISSDKELFLKLLQDPNSHLLKYIQELENAQGRSEKECNSVADSNFSEQDLSSLKQTSELVNCKRHNFFWKKVKSQSKVSTNKNGKAEFPNRIVILKPAPTGMRNSESENNIAPSLDSRDIVCYKGPSVRVGSHFSLTEIKRKLKNAIGKEKHGNHKLPTESQNIGSKGKAIGKDKIGMKSPNKDHFFIEKIARPMFDVVQGNKTSTLNDSKVNVEYESGSTKEKVSNIYIEAKKHLSEMLDNGEENTNISTRQIPKTLGRILSLPEYNFSPLGSPGGNSEHHFVTVPARLSASDKNWEVNKDNLSPEQATSIDQPDDGTNRSENRSSVCDERSNEEPEIKSTFSHDLGLVDTAEASYLVRDEIVVEGNVEFTKDIDVLVSSSDTSGCIAGKDQNHDFSEILDGARCSECLNEDLTEENQPSSPLSSPSHSFNAKKIEELESSTDVSGRPSPVSVLDIPFSDDDPGYSTCQPAKLRVQPLQIQFEERDSSPVDRFNRGRCSLEENELIYDYINAVFQAADLTQDQLMMKCLSSDRILDPSLFDQVEFFSNMLCREQKLLFDCINEVLMEVCWHYFGLSPWVSFVNPSIRPTPNMKTVILKVWEGVHWHVLPLPPPHTLEQIVKKDLAKNGTWMDLRFDAETVGFEMGDAILAELMEDTILNLVNQSNES from the exons ATGGCAAAGAGATCCCAAAGATTCCCTATACAGTATGAGAAAGATCAGTCAGGTTGTATGTCGGGTTTTATTAGTATGTTTGATTTTCGTCGTGGCCGCTTTACTCGGAAGTTGATTGTAGATAAGAGGCACAGCAGCAAACATGCTTTTG GTGCTGTACTTACCAATAACAAATTTGAGGCATTGAGCAATTTGGATGAAGAATATCAAGGCAATTTT GACAGAAGAGAGAGTAAGAGACTAACCGTGACAACGGATGCTGACAAGCTTAGTGTGAAGAAACTCATAGAAGAAGAGATGTTCATTGATCAGGATGAAATAAGGGATCAAGGTGAAGTTGTGGAATCAAAGCAATCCGAATTAGGATCTGAAGATTCCCTGAAGACAGAttccaaaagaaaaagaaaatctcGCAAGAAAAGCCGAGAGATGGACACCAATGATCTGAGTGCAACTTTGAAATCTGAAATCTCACTTAATCAGCTCTCAAAGCAACAATCAAGAGATAATGTAGATTTAGACAAGATAATGGAAGATTTTTGTCAAATTGAACGTGTTTGTTCTATGATGAATGATGACGATGATAGCAAAATTCATACTCAatcaaacaaaaagaatattAGTTCTGAAGAACTTGCAAAAGATGCAGTTCATGATTTTATGAGACAGATGATATTGAATGAGAAAGATCTGGTAGAAGATAAAAAATTCCTTTGCTCGCATGAACTCATGGAAACACTTCAGGTTATAAGCTCGGATAAGGAATTGTTTCTCAAACTTCTACAAGATCCAAATTCACACTTACTGAAATATATTCAGGAGTTGGAGAATGCTCAAGGGAGAAGTGAAAAAGAATGCAATTCTGTTGCTGATTCCAACTTCTCTGAACAAGACCTCAGCAGTCTAAAACAAACTAGTGAACTTGTCAACTGCAAGCGTCATAACTTTTTCTGGAAAAAGGTTAAGTCTCAATCAAaagtttcaacaaataaaaatgggAAAGCTGAGTTTCCAAATAGAATTGTCATTCTGAAACCTGCACCAACAGGCATGCGAAATTCAGAAAGTGAAAACAACATTGCTCCGTCACTTGACTCTCGTGATATTGTCTGTTACAAAGGTCCTTCTGTGAGAGTTGGTTCGCACTTTTCTCTTACAGAgataaaaagaaaactaaaaaatgCTATCGGAAAGGAGAAGCATGGAAACCACAAACTCCCTACCGAAAGTCAAAACATTGGCTCAAAAGGCAAAGCCATTGGTAAAGATAAAATTGGAATGAAATCTCCTAATAAAGACCATTTCTTCATTGAAAAAATTGCAAGACCTATGTTTGATGTTGTGCAAGGAAACAAGACTAGTACATTGAATGACTCCAAAGTTAATGTGGAATATGAAAGTGGTTCCACGAAGGAAAAGGTTTCTAACATATACATCGAAGCTAAGAAACATTTGTCTGAGATGCTAGATAATGGAGAGGAGAACACAAACATTTCTACCAGGCAGATTCCGAAAACCCTTGGGAGAATACTGTCCCTTCCTGAGTACAACTTTTCTCCTCTTGGAAGTCCTGGAGGGAATTCGGAGCATCATTTTGTGACTGTGCCTGCGAGATTATCCGCATCAGATAAAAATTGGGAGGTTAACAAGGATAACTTGTCTCCCGAGCAAGCAACTTCTATTGATCAACCAGATGACGGAACAAACAGGTCAGAAAACCGGTCAAGCGTTTGTGATGAAAGATCTAACGAAGAACCAGAAATTAAGTCAACTTTCTCACATGATCTTGGTCTTGTTGATACTGCTGAAGCCAGTTATCTTGTTAGAGATGAGATAGTTGTGGAAG GTAATGTAGAATTCACAAAAGATATAGATGTTTTGGTGTCTTCCTCGGATACAAGTGGCTGCATTGCAGGGAAGGACCAAAATCATGATTTCTCAGAAATTCTTGATGGTGCTAGATGTTCTGAATGTTTGAATGAG GATTTGACAGAAGAAAACCAACCATCATCTCCACTGTCATCCCCCTCTCACTCTTTCAACGCTAAGAAAATTGAAGAGCTAGAAAGTAGTACTGATGTATCTGGGCGGCCAAGTCCTGTATCTGTGCTCGATATACCATTCTCCGATGATGATCCTGGCTACTCCACATGTCAGCCTG CTAAATTACGAGTACAGCCGCTACAAATTCAATTTGAGGAACGTGACTCTTCGCCAGTGGATCGATTCAATAGAGGAAGGTGTTCTCTCGaagaaaatgaattgatataTGACTACATAAATGCTGTCTTCCAAGCTGCTGACTTGACACAAGATCAACTAATGATGAAATGCCTTTCCTCAGACAGAATACTAGATCCTTCTTTGTTTGATCAGGTAGAGTTCTTCTCAAACATGCTTTGTCGCGAACAGAAGCTCCTGTTCGACTGCATCAACGAGGTTCTCATGGAAGTTTGCTGGCATTACTTTGGGCTCTCACCTTGGGTATCATTTGTAAATCCTAGTATAAGGCCAACTCCAAATATGAAAACGGTTATTCTCAAGGTCTGGGAAGGAGTGCACTGGCATGTCCTTCCTTTGCCTCCACCGCATACTTTGGAACAAATTGTTAAGAAAGACTTGgcaaaaaatggaacatggatgGACCTTCGATTCGATGCTGAAACAGTTGGTTTTGAAATGGGCGACGCTATTCTTGCAGAACTGATGGAAGATACAATATTGAACCTTGTGAATCAAAGTAATGAAAGTTAA
- the LOC101504997 gene encoding uncharacterized protein isoform X2 has product MKNIKAILRESKRLTVTTDADKLSVKKLIEEEMFIDQDEIRDQGEVVESKQSELGSEDSLKTDSKRKRKSRKKSREMDTNDLSATLKSEISLNQLSKQQSRDNVDLDKIMEDFCQIERVCSMMNDDDDSKIHTQSNKKNISSEELAKDAVHDFMRQMILNEKDLVEDKKFLCSHELMETLQVISSDKELFLKLLQDPNSHLLKYIQELENAQGRSEKECNSVADSNFSEQDLSSLKQTSELVNCKRHNFFWKKVKSQSKVSTNKNGKAEFPNRIVILKPAPTGMRNSESENNIAPSLDSRDIVCYKGPSVRVGSHFSLTEIKRKLKNAIGKEKHGNHKLPTESQNIGSKGKAIGKDKIGMKSPNKDHFFIEKIARPMFDVVQGNKTSTLNDSKVNVEYESGSTKEKVSNIYIEAKKHLSEMLDNGEENTNISTRQIPKTLGRILSLPEYNFSPLGSPGGNSEHHFVTVPARLSASDKNWEVNKDNLSPEQATSIDQPDDGTNRSENRSSVCDERSNEEPEIKSTFSHDLGLVDTAEASYLVRDEIVVEGNVEFTKDIDVLVSSSDTSGCIAGKDQNHDFSEILDGARCSECLNEDLTEENQPSSPLSSPSHSFNAKKIEELESSTDVSGRPSPVSVLDIPFSDDDPGYSTCQPAKLRVQPLQIQFEERDSSPVDRFNRGRCSLEENELIYDYINAVFQAADLTQDQLMMKCLSSDRILDPSLFDQVEFFSNMLCREQKLLFDCINEVLMEVCWHYFGLSPWVSFVNPSIRPTPNMKTVILKVWEGVHWHVLPLPPPHTLEQIVKKDLAKNGTWMDLRFDAETVGFEMGDAILAELMEDTILNLVNQSNES; this is encoded by the exons ATGAAGAATATCAAGGCAATTTT AAGAGAGAGTAAGAGACTAACCGTGACAACGGATGCTGACAAGCTTAGTGTGAAGAAACTCATAGAAGAAGAGATGTTCATTGATCAGGATGAAATAAGGGATCAAGGTGAAGTTGTGGAATCAAAGCAATCCGAATTAGGATCTGAAGATTCCCTGAAGACAGAttccaaaagaaaaagaaaatctcGCAAGAAAAGCCGAGAGATGGACACCAATGATCTGAGTGCAACTTTGAAATCTGAAATCTCACTTAATCAGCTCTCAAAGCAACAATCAAGAGATAATGTAGATTTAGACAAGATAATGGAAGATTTTTGTCAAATTGAACGTGTTTGTTCTATGATGAATGATGACGATGATAGCAAAATTCATACTCAatcaaacaaaaagaatattAGTTCTGAAGAACTTGCAAAAGATGCAGTTCATGATTTTATGAGACAGATGATATTGAATGAGAAAGATCTGGTAGAAGATAAAAAATTCCTTTGCTCGCATGAACTCATGGAAACACTTCAGGTTATAAGCTCGGATAAGGAATTGTTTCTCAAACTTCTACAAGATCCAAATTCACACTTACTGAAATATATTCAGGAGTTGGAGAATGCTCAAGGGAGAAGTGAAAAAGAATGCAATTCTGTTGCTGATTCCAACTTCTCTGAACAAGACCTCAGCAGTCTAAAACAAACTAGTGAACTTGTCAACTGCAAGCGTCATAACTTTTTCTGGAAAAAGGTTAAGTCTCAATCAAaagtttcaacaaataaaaatgggAAAGCTGAGTTTCCAAATAGAATTGTCATTCTGAAACCTGCACCAACAGGCATGCGAAATTCAGAAAGTGAAAACAACATTGCTCCGTCACTTGACTCTCGTGATATTGTCTGTTACAAAGGTCCTTCTGTGAGAGTTGGTTCGCACTTTTCTCTTACAGAgataaaaagaaaactaaaaaatgCTATCGGAAAGGAGAAGCATGGAAACCACAAACTCCCTACCGAAAGTCAAAACATTGGCTCAAAAGGCAAAGCCATTGGTAAAGATAAAATTGGAATGAAATCTCCTAATAAAGACCATTTCTTCATTGAAAAAATTGCAAGACCTATGTTTGATGTTGTGCAAGGAAACAAGACTAGTACATTGAATGACTCCAAAGTTAATGTGGAATATGAAAGTGGTTCCACGAAGGAAAAGGTTTCTAACATATACATCGAAGCTAAGAAACATTTGTCTGAGATGCTAGATAATGGAGAGGAGAACACAAACATTTCTACCAGGCAGATTCCGAAAACCCTTGGGAGAATACTGTCCCTTCCTGAGTACAACTTTTCTCCTCTTGGAAGTCCTGGAGGGAATTCGGAGCATCATTTTGTGACTGTGCCTGCGAGATTATCCGCATCAGATAAAAATTGGGAGGTTAACAAGGATAACTTGTCTCCCGAGCAAGCAACTTCTATTGATCAACCAGATGACGGAACAAACAGGTCAGAAAACCGGTCAAGCGTTTGTGATGAAAGATCTAACGAAGAACCAGAAATTAAGTCAACTTTCTCACATGATCTTGGTCTTGTTGATACTGCTGAAGCCAGTTATCTTGTTAGAGATGAGATAGTTGTGGAAG GTAATGTAGAATTCACAAAAGATATAGATGTTTTGGTGTCTTCCTCGGATACAAGTGGCTGCATTGCAGGGAAGGACCAAAATCATGATTTCTCAGAAATTCTTGATGGTGCTAGATGTTCTGAATGTTTGAATGAG GATTTGACAGAAGAAAACCAACCATCATCTCCACTGTCATCCCCCTCTCACTCTTTCAACGCTAAGAAAATTGAAGAGCTAGAAAGTAGTACTGATGTATCTGGGCGGCCAAGTCCTGTATCTGTGCTCGATATACCATTCTCCGATGATGATCCTGGCTACTCCACATGTCAGCCTG CTAAATTACGAGTACAGCCGCTACAAATTCAATTTGAGGAACGTGACTCTTCGCCAGTGGATCGATTCAATAGAGGAAGGTGTTCTCTCGaagaaaatgaattgatataTGACTACATAAATGCTGTCTTCCAAGCTGCTGACTTGACACAAGATCAACTAATGATGAAATGCCTTTCCTCAGACAGAATACTAGATCCTTCTTTGTTTGATCAGGTAGAGTTCTTCTCAAACATGCTTTGTCGCGAACAGAAGCTCCTGTTCGACTGCATCAACGAGGTTCTCATGGAAGTTTGCTGGCATTACTTTGGGCTCTCACCTTGGGTATCATTTGTAAATCCTAGTATAAGGCCAACTCCAAATATGAAAACGGTTATTCTCAAGGTCTGGGAAGGAGTGCACTGGCATGTCCTTCCTTTGCCTCCACCGCATACTTTGGAACAAATTGTTAAGAAAGACTTGgcaaaaaatggaacatggatgGACCTTCGATTCGATGCTGAAACAGTTGGTTTTGAAATGGGCGACGCTATTCTTGCAGAACTGATGGAAGATACAATATTGAACCTTGTGAATCAAAGTAATGAAAGTTAA